A region of Deltaproteobacteria bacterium DNA encodes the following proteins:
- a CDS encoding tetratricopeptide repeat protein produces the protein MMSRIDLWGYRTRVIVAFLLLLLGTGCQQVKEIPEEIPDQLPNPVRDFTEKDKYMIGLNWYQQRNYGIAAKFWKPLSEEGDCDAQYAMGLLYFEGLGVGRSYKKAVQLWSESADQGQAQAQISLGAVYSCISIPYTTLDCKKGCGEEKDLVAGYKWFGVASEIGSPHEIQVAQDSMNRIISEMTPEQISEGDALIEAWEPNPTRCEGRGLYIVAP, from the coding sequence ATGATGTCGCGGATTGATCTTTGGGGATATAGAACCAGGGTGATTGTTGCGTTTTTGCTTCTTCTTCTGGGCACGGGATGTCAGCAGGTAAAGGAAATCCCCGAAGAGATCCCCGACCAGCTGCCAAACCCCGTGAGGGATTTTACCGAGAAGGATAAATATATGATCGGCCTCAACTGGTATCAGCAGCGGAACTACGGGATTGCGGCCAAGTTCTGGAAGCCCCTTTCCGAGGAGGGCGACTGCGACGCGCAGTACGCAATGGGTCTCTTGTACTTTGAGGGGCTCGGGGTCGGGAGGAGTTATAAGAAAGCGGTTCAGCTCTGGAGTGAATCCGCAGACCAGGGACAGGCTCAGGCCCAGATAAGCCTCGGAGCGGTATATTCATGTATCAGTATCCCGTACACCACTCTCGATTGTAAAAAGGGGTGCGGGGAAGAAAAAGACCTGGTCGCTGGGTACAAGTGGTTCGGTGTAGCGAGCGAGATAGGCTCCCCGCACGAGATTCAGGTTGCCCAGGATTCCATGAACAGGATCATTTCGGAAATGACCCCGGAACAGATCAGTGAAGGTGATGCACTGATTGAAGCATGGGAGCCGAACCCCACGCGCTGCGAGGGCAGGGGGCTCTATATCGTCGCTCCCTGA
- the metF gene encoding methylenetetrahydrofolate reductase [NAD(P)H] produces the protein MRFSEYYKYRETKPVISFEIFPPKTEKGMKNLEEVLKELAALEPDFITVTYGAMGTTRDRTLEIAALIKSRFGVESACHLTCVGASRKELDHVLGRIYDAGVENIVAIRGDPPLGSNEFVPPEDGYTYGYELVRHIREFEKITLHKKHFGIAVGGYPEKHPEAPDIGIDLENLKSKVDSGADMVITQLFFDNSMYFDFVSRAKSGGIHIPIIPGLMPILSVKQIERITSMCGASIPPELKKRLETCKNDDEKARRVGITQCINQARELLAGGAPGIHFYVLNKSDHMKEIIEAIPVSEFKNTGGRFAAHNP, from the coding sequence ATGCGTTTTTCAGAGTACTATAAATACAGAGAAACAAAACCGGTCATATCCTTTGAAATTTTTCCGCCAAAAACGGAAAAGGGGATGAAGAACCTTGAGGAAGTCCTTAAGGAGCTGGCGGCGCTTGAGCCGGATTTCATAACAGTGACCTACGGTGCTATGGGCACTACAAGGGACAGGACTCTCGAAATTGCGGCGTTAATTAAAAGCCGTTTCGGTGTGGAGTCCGCCTGCCATCTTACCTGTGTCGGTGCATCCAGAAAGGAACTGGATCATGTTCTCGGACGAATTTATGACGCAGGGGTCGAGAACATAGTAGCTATCCGGGGCGACCCCCCTCTCGGCTCAAACGAATTCGTGCCGCCTGAGGACGGATACACCTACGGATATGAACTGGTCCGCCATATAAGGGAGTTCGAAAAAATCACTCTCCATAAAAAGCACTTCGGGATAGCTGTCGGCGGATATCCCGAAAAGCACCCCGAGGCCCCCGACATAGGGATAGATTTGGAAAACCTGAAAAGCAAGGTCGATTCGGGAGCGGATATGGTGATCACACAGCTTTTTTTCGATAATAGCATGTACTTCGATTTCGTCAGCCGAGCAAAATCCGGAGGAATTCATATCCCGATAATTCCCGGCCTTATGCCGATTCTTTCGGTAAAACAGATTGAACGAATTACGTCGATGTGCGGGGCGTCCATCCCCCCCGAGCTCAAGAAGCGCCTGGAGACGTGCAAGAACGACGATGAGAAAGCGCGCAGAGTCGGAATAACCCAGTGCATCAATCAGGCAAGGGAGCTTCTGGCCGGCGGAGCGCCGGGCATACATTTTTACGTACTCAATAAGTCGGATCATATGAAGGAGATAATCGAGGCCATTCCGGTCAGCGAATTCAAAAATACGGGCGGCAGGTTCGCGGCGCATAACCCCTAG
- the ubiE gene encoding bifunctional demethylmenaquinone methyltransferase/2-methoxy-6-polyprenyl-1,4-benzoquinol methylase UbiE translates to MPDTVTLFNRVAKHYDSLNTFFSLGMDRQWRKRLAEEIRGSLYVLDIATGTGEVAIETVRKLQRAKVVGIDPSGEMLDLAKQKIESGGESEKIMLVQCKAENLPFKDNVFDAVTIAFGIRNTVDPQKSLSEMKRVLKKGGKAGIMEFAIPGNKMFAPLYLFYFKNILPIVGSIFGTGKEYKYLSESTESFPQRESFTELMKDAGLEPEKSIELMMGIVIIYIGIRKE, encoded by the coding sequence ATGCCCGACACAGTCACGCTTTTTAACAGAGTTGCCAAGCATTACGATTCCCTCAATACATTTTTCAGCCTGGGTATGGACAGGCAGTGGAGAAAAAGGCTCGCGGAGGAGATCAGGGGGTCGTTATACGTGCTCGATATAGCAACAGGCACAGGAGAGGTAGCTATCGAGACGGTACGCAAACTGCAGAGGGCCAAAGTCGTGGGAATTGACCCGAGCGGAGAAATGCTCGATCTGGCTAAACAGAAAATCGAATCGGGAGGGGAATCTGAAAAAATAATGCTCGTGCAGTGCAAGGCCGAGAACCTTCCCTTTAAGGACAATGTGTTCGATGCCGTAACCATAGCTTTCGGCATAAGAAACACGGTTGATCCCCAAAAATCACTCTCGGAAATGAAAAGGGTTTTAAAAAAGGGAGGGAAAGCGGGAATAATGGAGTTCGCGATACCCGGCAATAAAATGTTCGCGCCGCTGTATCTGTTTTACTTTAAGAACATACTCCCAATTGTAGGATCGATCTTCGGGACCGGAAAAGAATACAAATATCTTTCGGAATCAACAGAGTCCTTCCCACAGCGCGAGAGCTTCACGGAGCTCATGAAAGACGCGGGACTAGAGCCCGAAAAGTCAATCGAGCTTATGATGGGGATAGTTATTATCTATATCGGCATTAGAAAAGAGTAG
- the pdxH gene encoding pyridoxamine 5'-phosphate oxidase: MSKIQNRQYGIFELLEEDLDPDPFKQFEIWFDAASKAEFVHPDAFTLATSSADGKPTARMLLLKGFDKNGFVFYTNSESRKGEELAANPYCAICFWWDRLERQVRIEGRVEKVPGSEADSYFAGRPRGSQIGAWASEQSSIIPDREYLEKRFREIEDEYRDREVPRPLYWNGYRLIPDSVEFWQGRPNRLHDRLRYKLLEDGTWAIERLAP; encoded by the coding sequence GTGAGTAAGATTCAGAACAGACAATACGGAATATTTGAGCTTCTGGAAGAGGACCTCGATCCCGATCCCTTTAAACAGTTTGAAATCTGGTTCGATGCCGCCTCGAAAGCCGAGTTCGTTCACCCTGACGCTTTTACTCTCGCCACCTCTTCGGCGGACGGCAAACCGACAGCCAGAATGTTGCTCCTTAAGGGGTTCGATAAAAACGGTTTTGTCTTCTATACGAATTCCGAAAGCAGAAAAGGGGAAGAGCTTGCGGCGAATCCATATTGCGCTATCTGTTTCTGGTGGGACAGGCTCGAGCGTCAGGTGAGAATCGAGGGCAGGGTGGAGAAGGTCCCCGGTTCAGAAGCTGATTCATATTTCGCCGGCAGACCCAGGGGCAGTCAAATAGGCGCGTGGGCTTCCGAGCAGAGCAGTATCATTCCCGACCGCGAATATCTGGAGAAGCGTTTCAGGGAGATCGAGGACGAGTACCGGGACAGGGAAGTTCCCAGACCTCTCTACTGGAACGGATACAGACTCATACCCGACTCGGTTGAGTTCTGGCAGGGGAGACCGAACAGGCTCCATGACAGGCTCCGTTACAAGCTGCTAGAGGACGGGACCTGGGCCATTGAGCGTCTTGCGCCTTAG
- a CDS encoding TIGR01777 family oxidoreductase, producing MKILITGSTGLVGSELIPLLLKDGNTVTRLTRSKSGFEEDVAYWDPQAGEIDSGRLEGHGAVVHLAGENIAGRWTEEKKRKIEESRVKGTKLLSDALSSLDSKPSVIVAASAIGYYGDRGDEVLTEESGAGEGFLAEVSVKWENALKPAIDAGIRVVNTRLGVVLSPEGGALEKMLLPFKLGLGGKIGSGEQYWSWIALDDVAGAISHCITTENLTGPVNLAAPDPVTNKKFTDTLGEVLGRPTLIPLPSFLAKGLLGEMADELLLSSARVKPVKLLESGYKFKYPALRAALEHLLS from the coding sequence ATGAAAATTCTGATTACAGGATCGACCGGACTCGTAGGCTCGGAGCTGATACCGCTTCTCTTGAAGGACGGGAATACTGTAACAAGGCTTACGCGCTCCAAGTCCGGGTTCGAGGAAGACGTTGCCTACTGGGACCCTCAGGCTGGCGAGATCGATTCCGGCAGACTCGAGGGCCACGGTGCCGTGGTTCATCTCGCGGGGGAGAACATCGCGGGCCGGTGGACAGAGGAAAAAAAGAGGAAAATCGAAGAGAGCCGCGTGAAGGGTACTAAGCTTCTATCGGACGCCCTTTCATCTCTCGATTCGAAACCGTCTGTTATTGTTGCGGCATCGGCTATCGGGTATTACGGGGACAGGGGCGATGAGGTTTTAACGGAGGAAAGCGGCGCCGGGGAGGGGTTTCTGGCTGAGGTGAGCGTGAAGTGGGAGAATGCTCTCAAGCCGGCTATAGATGCGGGAATAAGGGTCGTAAATACAAGGCTGGGTGTCGTGTTATCCCCCGAAGGAGGAGCGCTTGAGAAAATGCTGCTTCCCTTTAAACTCGGCCTGGGGGGCAAAATAGGGAGCGGGGAGCAGTACTGGAGCTGGATTGCCCTCGATGACGTAGCCGGGGCGATAAGCCACTGCATTACAACCGAAAATCTTACGGGTCCGGTAAATCTCGCGGCGCCCGATCCGGTGACCAATAAAAAATTTACCGATACCCTCGGGGAGGTACTCGGACGTCCGACGTTGATTCCCCTGCCTTCTTTTCTGGCAAAGGGTCTATTGGGCGAGATGGCCGATGAGCTCCTCCTCTCCAGCGCAAGGGTTAAACCTGTAAAGCTTCTGGAGTCGGGGTATAAATTCAAATATCCGGCGCTAAGGGCGGCCCTGGAACACCTGCTTTCCTGA
- a CDS encoding LLM class flavin-dependent oxidoreductase, producing the protein MKPVGLILDAGKISDLVRLARDAEDASFDSVWATELYRTSFQQLSPVAQATRNIKLGTAVALAFVRSPLITSLTALDLDEVCQGRLILGLGTGAKRTNERWHGLSHGKPVTRIKECIDVIKLLTGNLHTGKTLTYEGEYYDISTRGYHRPFVPVRENIPVYLAGVGSNMCRAAGESADGYLGHVVCSLGYLKEVVRPAINTGLNNSGGNGDDFKVASIITCAVSEDKRRAVRAAKATVAFYATVLTYQPPFRLHGFEKETQRVREAFLKGDTAGMIESVSDEMVDAFAVVGSADECRKKIERYREYIDLPVLSAPHYYLDFEEVKEYQKAILDVFGA; encoded by the coding sequence ATGAAGCCTGTCGGATTGATACTTGATGCCGGGAAGATTTCAGACCTGGTCCGGCTGGCGCGTGATGCCGAGGACGCGTCGTTCGACTCCGTATGGGCGACTGAGCTTTACCGCACCTCTTTCCAGCAGCTCTCTCCCGTCGCTCAGGCCACGCGGAATATAAAGCTCGGCACAGCGGTAGCGCTTGCGTTTGTAAGAAGCCCCCTCATCACTTCCCTCACGGCGCTCGACCTCGATGAAGTCTGTCAAGGCAGGCTCATACTGGGTCTGGGCACAGGGGCGAAGCGTACCAACGAAAGGTGGCACGGCCTTTCACACGGGAAGCCCGTTACCCGTATAAAAGAATGTATTGACGTTATCAAGCTCCTTACCGGGAATCTCCATACCGGCAAAACCCTTACATACGAAGGGGAGTATTACGATATAAGCACCAGAGGCTATCACCGCCCCTTTGTGCCCGTGAGAGAAAATATCCCCGTCTATCTCGCCGGGGTCGGAAGCAATATGTGCAGGGCCGCCGGGGAATCCGCCGACGGGTATCTCGGACATGTCGTATGCTCGCTCGGCTATTTGAAAGAAGTCGTCCGCCCGGCGATAAATACGGGGCTAAATAATTCCGGCGGGAACGGGGACGATTTTAAGGTCGCTTCAATAATAACCTGCGCCGTGTCGGAGGACAAAAGGCGGGCTGTCCGTGCCGCAAAAGCGACCGTGGCGTTTTACGCCACAGTACTTACCTATCAACCCCCCTTCAGGCTTCACGGCTTTGAAAAGGAGACCCAAAGGGTAAGAGAGGCCTTCCTGAAGGGCGATACCGCAGGGATGATTGAAAGCGTAAGCGATGAAATGGTCGATGCCTTCGCGGTGGTTGGTAGCGCGGATGAATGCAGAAAAAAAATCGAGCGGTACAGGGAGTACATAGACCTCCCGGTACTGAGCGCCCCCCATTATTATCTTGATTTCGAAGAGGTCAAGGAATACCAAAAAGCCATACTTGACGTGTTCGGCGCTTAG